The Bacteroidales bacterium genome includes a window with the following:
- the guaA gene encoding glutamine-hydrolyzing GMP synthase, with protein MKQDMIVILDLGSHENTVLARAIRALGVYSEIYPHDITATELKALPNVKGIIINGGPNNVIDGVEIDVLPEIYEAGFPVMAAGHDKAQCSVKLAQFTDDEEAIKEAVKGFVFDECKAEANWNMTNFVNDQIELIRRQVGNKKVLLALSGGVDSSVVAALLLKAIGNNLVCVHVNHGLMRKGESEAVVEIFRNQLNANLIYVDATERFLTKLENVADPEEKRKIIGGEFIRVFEEEARKLDGIDYLGQGTIYPDIVESGTKTAKMVKSHHNVGGLPEDLQFELVEPLRQLFKDEVRACGLELGLPYDMVYRQPFPGPGLGVRCLGAITRDRLEALRESDAILREEFKIAGLDKTVWQYFTIVPDFKSVGVRNNARSYDWPVIIRAVNTIDAMTASIELIDWPILQKITDRILKEVPNINRVCYDLSPKPSATIEWE; from the coding sequence ATGAAACAAGACATGATTGTTATTCTTGATTTGGGTAGCCACGAAAATACAGTATTAGCAAGAGCTATCCGTGCATTGGGTGTATATAGCGAAATATATCCACACGATATAACAGCAACAGAACTCAAGGCCCTTCCCAATGTAAAAGGAATAATTATAAACGGAGGACCTAACAATGTAATAGACGGAGTAGAGATAGACGTTCTTCCTGAGATATACGAAGCAGGATTCCCAGTAATGGCGGCAGGACACGACAAAGCACAATGTTCAGTAAAACTTGCACAATTTACCGATGATGAAGAAGCGATAAAAGAAGCAGTAAAAGGATTTGTTTTTGATGAATGTAAAGCAGAAGCAAATTGGAACATGACAAACTTTGTAAACGACCAAATAGAGTTAATTCGCCGTCAAGTAGGAAACAAAAAAGTATTGTTAGCGCTTTCAGGAGGAGTTGACAGTTCAGTAGTTGCAGCATTATTATTAAAAGCAATAGGCAACAACTTGGTATGTGTACACGTTAATCACGGATTAATGCGTAAAGGAGAGTCAGAAGCAGTAGTAGAGATATTCCGCAATCAATTAAATGCAAACCTTATATATGTTGATGCAACAGAGCGTTTCTTAACAAAATTAGAGAACGTAGCAGATCCTGAAGAGAAACGTAAAATAATAGGAGGGGAGTTCATTAGAGTATTTGAAGAAGAGGCTCGTAAACTTGACGGAATAGACTATTTAGGACAAGGAACAATATACCCTGACATTGTAGAGAGCGGAACAAAAACTGCCAAGATGGTAAAATCGCACCACAATGTAGGAGGACTACCTGAAGACTTGCAGTTTGAATTAGTAGAACCATTACGTCAACTATTCAAAGATGAAGTACGTGCATGTGGATTAGAGTTAGGTTTACCATACGATATGGTATATCGCCAACCATTCCCAGGACCAGGATTAGGAGTACGTTGTTTAGGAGCAATCACACGCGATAGGTTAGAGGCACTACGCGAGAGTGATGCAATACTACGAGAAGAGTTCAAGATTGCAGGACTTGACAAAACAGTATGGCAATACTTTACAATAGTACCCGACTTCAAATCAGTAGGAGTACGTAACAATGCACGTTCATACGATTGGCCAGTAATAATACGTGCCGTAAACACAATAGATGCAATGACAGCATCAATAGAGTTAATAGATTGGCCAATACTACAAAAGATAACAGACAGGATTTTGAAAGAGGTACCAAACATCAATCGCGTATGTTACGACCTCTCACCAAAACCTAGTGCCACTATTGAATGGGAGTAA
- a CDS encoding secondary thiamine-phosphate synthase enzyme YjbQ produces the protein MYQIEFKLKSRNRGCHLVTSEVLSALPPLPKCGILNLFIKHTSAALSINENADPDVRHDLDAALNDIVKERQPYYLHTLEGDDDMPAHIKASLIGSSLSIPITNGKLNIGIWQGIYLCEFRDSASSRSIVATIIE, from the coding sequence ATGTATCAAATAGAATTTAAATTAAAGAGTCGTAATAGGGGATGCCACTTAGTAACAAGCGAAGTATTATCAGCATTACCACCACTACCAAAATGTGGGATTTTGAACCTATTTATAAAACACACATCTGCAGCATTATCAATTAACGAAAATGCCGATCCTGATGTTCGCCACGATTTAGATGCAGCACTTAATGATATAGTCAAAGAACGCCAACCATATTATTTACACACATTAGAGGGAGACGATGATATGCCTGCACATATTAAAGCATCATTAATCGGAAGTTCGCTATCAATTCCCATAACCAACGGAAAACTAAATATAGGAATATGGCAAGGAATATATTTATGCGAATTTAGAGATAGTGCATCATCACGTAGCATTGTAGCAACAATTATTGAATAA
- a CDS encoding S8 family peptidase: MKPHIKLFTLLLLFSLNIYSGELSLYTQSILSQNNKMRLKSNNQSNKIYACYVHFSNVSALNEIENLGIRVNRIIDNIATIRVSHSLIEEIANIDGVDRIEIGTLAFPMLNDVRIDNSIDDVHNAINIPSSYTGKGVIVGIIDQGIQLDHINFYNSNGELRIKRYWNQTDTLGNTPEGFDYGSEYTTQAEIEGIKYDTDNGTHGIHVAGIATGGYKGCDYYGVATESDIVFVSYDGYSSSISDAISYIYDYANEVDKPAVINISIGSFMGPRDGTSDFDIIADRLQGDGKILVGAAGNSGATNSHVSKTISSNSDTFKTFMPCSYNLYSYTSQNIDYVEIYGNSNTNLNVKLSLYNKATNTYVSQSSTVYSMFGTSTAYTLNQGIAGTIEIYSETLPNTRKPHILIVKSLTQTSDDYAIEISINSSKDNTIHAWSYRDTFDSYGLSTHTSGDTYYSINEVGGTGNRIISVGSYVNKPSFGGVVGSISSESSKGPTTDGRQKPDVTAPGEGVVSSFSNSPNIAQSSYYKPYLDLGTKVTQNGETYYYGIMSGTSMAAPVVTGIIATWLEARPTLSPEEIKDIIIKTSRRDEFTGETSNSDNIWGYGKIDAWEGIKECLILNGIDGVEPITNNNIIITHNNSANNIKLLFTKDIVNADIKIYDITGKAIYSKNISRVTSGEESLIDTSTYKKGVYIKRVIGEHSTITNKFIIP; this comes from the coding sequence ATGAAACCCCATATAAAACTATTTACACTATTACTCCTATTTAGTCTGAATATCTATTCAGGCGAACTCTCTCTATATACACAAAGCATACTTTCACAAAACAATAAAATGCGGCTAAAGAGCAACAATCAAAGTAACAAGATATATGCTTGTTATGTACATTTTTCAAATGTGTCAGCATTGAACGAGATTGAAAATTTAGGGATAAGAGTAAATAGAATTATAGATAATATAGCAACAATAAGAGTTTCACATTCATTAATAGAGGAGATTGCCAATATTGATGGTGTCGATAGGATAGAGATTGGGACTCTCGCCTTTCCCATGCTAAACGATGTTCGTATTGACAATAGCATTGATGATGTTCACAATGCAATTAATATACCATCATCATATACAGGCAAAGGAGTTATTGTTGGCATCATAGATCAAGGCATACAACTTGACCATATAAACTTCTACAATTCAAATGGAGAGTTGAGGATAAAACGCTATTGGAATCAAACCGACACATTAGGTAATACACCAGAAGGTTTTGATTATGGCAGTGAATACACAACACAGGCCGAGATTGAAGGCATAAAATATGATACAGACAATGGAACTCATGGGATACACGTTGCAGGGATTGCCACAGGAGGCTATAAAGGATGCGACTATTATGGAGTAGCAACAGAATCGGACATTGTATTTGTATCTTACGATGGATATTCATCAAGCATCTCAGATGCAATTTCATATATCTATGACTATGCAAATGAAGTAGACAAACCTGCTGTTATAAATATAAGCATAGGCAGTTTTATGGGTCCACGTGATGGTACCTCAGATTTTGACATTATCGCAGACAGATTACAAGGAGATGGCAAAATTCTAGTAGGAGCAGCAGGTAATAGCGGAGCAACCAATAGTCACGTATCAAAAACAATATCATCAAACTCTGACACATTTAAGACATTTATGCCATGCTCATATAATCTATACAGTTACACATCTCAAAACATTGATTATGTTGAGATATATGGCAACTCAAACACCAATTTAAACGTAAAATTATCACTATATAATAAAGCAACAAATACCTACGTATCACAATCCTCAACAGTATATTCAATGTTTGGTACATCAACAGCATACACATTAAACCAAGGTATTGCAGGAACAATAGAGATATACAGCGAAACGTTGCCAAACACAAGGAAACCGCATATACTCATAGTAAAATCACTAACACAAACATCAGATGATTATGCTATTGAGATTAGCATAAATAGTTCAAAAGATAATACAATACATGCGTGGAGTTATAGAGATACATTTGATAGTTATGGATTATCAACACACACTTCAGGAGATACCTATTATAGTATTAATGAAGTAGGAGGCACAGGAAACAGAATAATATCAGTTGGCTCTTATGTAAACAAACCTTCATTCGGAGGAGTTGTAGGAAGTATAAGTTCAGAATCGAGCAAAGGACCAACAACCGATGGACGCCAAAAGCCTGATGTAACAGCACCAGGCGAAGGAGTAGTATCTTCATTCTCAAATTCACCCAATATAGCACAAAGCAGTTATTACAAGCCCTATTTGGATTTAGGAACAAAAGTAACACAAAACGGAGAGACATACTACTATGGAATTATGAGTGGAACATCAATGGCTGCGCCAGTGGTAACAGGAATAATAGCCACATGGTTAGAGGCACGTCCAACATTATCGCCCGAAGAAATTAAAGATATAATCATTAAAACCTCAAGAAGAGATGAATTTACAGGAGAAACATCAAATTCAGACAACATCTGGGGATACGGAAAGATAGACGCATGGGAAGGTATAAAAGAGTGCTTAATCCTTAATGGCATTGACGGGGTAGAGCCCATCACAAATAACAATATTATAATAACACATAACAATTCAGCAAATAACATAAAACTACTATTTACAAAAGATATAGTCAATGCCGATATAAAAATATATGACATCACAGGCAAAGCAATATATTCAAAAAATATCAGTAGAGTTACATCGGGCGAAGAATCATTAATAGACACATCTACATATAAAAAAGGGGTATATATAAAAAGAGTAATAGGGGAGCATTCAACCATCACAAATAAGTTCATAATCCCATAG
- a CDS encoding porin, which yields MKRVYLLLFAILIAPSVINAQESKRKIKEERALIFITGDNVPSEVQITVDLFKESESPYFQDPRAPRFIMVDRKNRVAFGIGGYVKATASYDFAGIADNIDFVTYSIPVPKGDLNRSQFLMDASTSRLFFKLVGQNRILKKFSAYIETDFRGNNYALRLRQAYISFRGLLIGQSWSTFTDLAAIPPTIDFEGPSATVAARNVQFRYTLPFRERWEFAIAIENPKYTATTNDFVQIAKQRCPDIPIYIQYEWQNGSHLRLSGVLRGMRYNDLLNVKGRTAFGWGVQMSGLANMGKKFTLYYQGVYGKGISKYINDLGGNNLDLYISENGGRLEPMPSAGAVVGLQYNITQNLFTSINYSYLRLFDNGDILYSPPMYKQGQYLAANMFLTVAKDWQFGIEYLWGARKNQDDLKSFANRMQIMAQYNF from the coding sequence ATGAAAAGAGTTTATTTATTACTGTTTGCGATATTAATCGCTCCGTCTGTTATTAATGCTCAAGAATCAAAAAGAAAAATCAAAGAAGAAAGAGCATTAATTTTCATTACGGGAGATAACGTACCTTCCGAAGTTCAAATAACTGTTGACCTATTTAAAGAGAGTGAATCTCCTTATTTTCAAGATCCAAGAGCCCCTCGATTTATAATGGTTGACCGTAAGAACAGAGTTGCTTTTGGTATTGGAGGATATGTAAAGGCAACTGCTTCGTACGACTTTGCTGGTATTGCTGACAATATTGATTTTGTCACATACTCTATTCCTGTTCCAAAAGGAGATTTAAATAGGAGTCAATTTTTAATGGATGCCTCTACTTCTCGACTTTTCTTTAAATTGGTTGGTCAAAATAGAATATTAAAAAAATTTAGTGCTTACATCGAAACTGATTTCAGAGGTAATAACTATGCCTTGAGATTAAGGCAGGCTTATATATCGTTCAGAGGTTTATTGATAGGACAGAGTTGGAGTACATTTACCGATCTCGCAGCCATTCCTCCTACAATAGATTTTGAAGGTCCATCAGCAACGGTTGCTGCACGTAATGTTCAATTCCGCTATACATTGCCATTTAGGGAAAGATGGGAATTTGCTATTGCAATAGAGAATCCTAAATACACTGCTACAACTAATGATTTTGTTCAGATTGCCAAACAGAGATGTCCCGATATTCCAATCTATATTCAGTATGAATGGCAGAATGGTTCACATTTAAGATTATCAGGGGTTTTAAGAGGTATGCGATATAACGATTTACTAAACGTAAAAGGCCGCACCGCTTTTGGATGGGGTGTTCAGATGAGTGGTTTAGCTAATATGGGCAAAAAGTTCACACTATATTATCAAGGTGTATATGGCAAGGGTATATCAAAATATATTAATGACTTAGGAGGTAATAATCTTGACCTCTATATTTCAGAGAATGGTGGCAGATTAGAGCCTATGCCTTCGGCTGGCGCTGTTGTTGGATTACAATATAATATTACACAAAATCTCTTCACTTCAATAAACTATAGTTATTTAAGATTGTTTGATAATGGCGATATATTATATTCTCCACCAATGTATAAACAAGGTCAATATTTAGCGGCAAATATGTTTTTAACAGTTGCTAAAGATTGGCAATTTGGAATTGAATATCTATGGGGTGCAAGAAAAAACCAAGATGATTTAAAATCATTTGCAAACAGAATGCAGATTATGGCTCAATATAACTTCTAA
- a CDS encoding PaaI family thioesterase produces the protein MKKLTNPWCEIPGYFCFGCAPDNKAGVRMSFYSDGEDVVSVWKPEQQFQGWLDTLHGGIQAVMLDEICAWVVMRNCNATGVTSKMETRYLKPVSTKDSYLIIRAREVERRRNLVTIEAELYNSAGEVCSKAQCLYFTFQPKDALVEYVPQEGEEITLEEIIASL, from the coding sequence ATGAAAAAGTTAACAAATCCATGGTGCGAAATTCCCGGATATTTCTGTTTTGGATGTGCGCCAGACAATAAAGCTGGAGTTAGAATGAGTTTCTATTCTGATGGAGAGGATGTTGTTTCAGTGTGGAAGCCTGAACAACAATTTCAAGGTTGGTTAGACACACTTCACGGAGGAATTCAAGCCGTAATGCTCGATGAAATTTGTGCGTGGGTAGTAATGCGAAACTGTAATGCAACAGGAGTAACCTCTAAAATGGAGACTCGATATTTAAAACCAGTATCAACAAAAGACTCATATCTAATTATTAGAGCAAGAGAAGTTGAGCGCCGTAGAAATTTAGTTACTATTGAAGCAGAACTATATAACTCAGCAGGTGAAGTATGCTCAAAGGCACAATGCCTATATTTTACATTCCAACCTAAAGATGCTCTTGTTGAGTACGTGCCTCAAGAAGGCGAGGAGATAACACTTGAAGAGATTATAGCATCGTTATAA
- a CDS encoding MBL fold metallo-hydrolase, with the protein MNIKVTTLVENSVKGRGLLAEHGLSILIEANGKLILFDTGASDLFINNANVLSKNIEEVDYLILSHGHSDHTGGLKSFLNLNTKAQIICKREILTPKFRGKRENGICDIENIDLSRFIFIDKIAEITKDIFVIPNIKIINTVDTHFSDFEIKTEKGRIPDIFDDELFIVIKKDNKISLLSACSHRGITNIITSAREYFPLQKIKYLVGGFHLVDSLPIDTQNIIEYLKSDIPESIGVCHCTGLDSYTIFKNKFNDKVFYNYCGTELYM; encoded by the coding sequence ATGAATATAAAGGTTACAACATTAGTTGAAAACAGCGTAAAGGGTAGGGGACTACTTGCCGAACATGGGTTATCAATACTAATAGAAGCAAATGGCAAGCTAATTCTATTTGATACAGGAGCGAGTGACCTTTTCATAAACAATGCTAATGTTCTAAGCAAGAATATAGAGGAAGTTGACTACCTGATACTATCGCATGGGCATAGCGACCACACTGGAGGACTAAAATCATTCTTAAATCTCAATACAAAGGCTCAGATTATATGTAAGAGAGAAATCCTCACACCTAAATTCAGAGGCAAGAGAGAGAATGGTATTTGTGATATTGAAAATATAGATTTAAGCAGATTTATATTTATTGATAAAATAGCAGAGATCACAAAAGATATATTCGTTATACCAAACATTAAGATTATAAATACAGTTGATACTCACTTCTCAGATTTTGAAATCAAAACAGAAAAGGGCAGAATTCCGGATATATTTGATGACGAACTATTTATAGTTATAAAAAAAGACAATAAAATATCACTCTTAAGTGCATGTTCACACAGAGGAATAACAAACATAATTACCTCAGCAAGAGAATATTTTCCATTACAAAAAATCAAATACTTAGTGGGAGGATTTCATCTTGTAGATTCACTACCAATTGACACGCAAAACATAATAGAATACTTAAAGAGTGATATACCAGAGAGCATTGGAGTATGTCATTGCACAGGGTTGGATAGTTACACAATCTTTAAAAATAAATTTAACGATAAAGTATTTTATAACTACTGTGGGACAGAGTTATATATGTAA
- a CDS encoding ATP-dependent Clp protease adaptor ClpS has protein sequence MVQTKSNIKEKQRIDTKEPSMYNVIIHNDDVTTMDFVVMILMDIFFYSEVDATELMLQVHNLGKAIVGTYTYDIAHSKASMATSLARKNNFPLHLTIEAE, from the coding sequence ATGGTACAAACTAAATCTAATATTAAAGAGAAACAACGCATAGATACTAAAGAGCCAAGTATGTATAATGTTATAATTCATAATGATGATGTAACAACTATGGATTTTGTTGTGATGATTCTGATGGATATATTTTTTTATTCTGAAGTTGATGCAACGGAGTTAATGTTGCAAGTTCATAACTTGGGTAAAGCAATTGTGGGTACTTATACGTATGATATTGCTCATTCAAAAGCATCTATGGCAACTAGCCTTGCTCGTAAAAATAATTTTCCTTTACATTTAACTATTGAAGCTGAATAA